In Rhodamnia argentea isolate NSW1041297 chromosome 1, ASM2092103v1, whole genome shotgun sequence, the genomic window ttttctccgATGGCGGCTGGTGGTTGTCGATTGCGGTCAACGGTGGTGGCATTCCCGAACAGGTTTTATTtctttatgtttatttttctatctcCGTTTtacttagaaaaattaaaaatataaaatataaactaatatacttgagtTGAGGCCTATTGACATATGGGTGCTTGGGAAGCTGCAAGACACGGGCAAAAAATGGGCCGGgttaaaatccatatttgaatagaCTCTATAAGcctaaacccatatttgactcattttttaattttgttgaacTCATACATGACCCAAGTGAATAAAATTGGGTCAAAGACCCACATTGACACCTCTATTCCCAATCTCagttcattttcttcaaatctaCCTTTCTCAAAACGACCTCTTTAAGATATTCATTTAGAAACActtttaaataagagcccaaaATACtcgcattttctcaaataagaatatgaagtgaacctgtttcaaataagggcctaaagtgtcCATGGTTGTTTCAATTAAGAGCCTAACCTCGTCGGCCAGCTAAACATTCTTGCCATTCAAtggtatttttgtcaaaatataatttaaatctaatttttagttaaattaagttgaaaattaaaaagaaaaagaaaaagaagaaatagcgGCTTGTAGCCGCTCGCCCTCCCGCCTATGGCCGCCACCCCAACCTTAATGGGCCGGAGACCTCGCCGACCAAAGGCAAGGGCTTGCCGCCCCTTGTCAGGTGGTgatgaggcccttttttgaaaatgatatgatcatttcattcttctttttgaattaatgtgtactttaaattcttatttgagaaaatgagaacactttaggtccttatttgaaacaaagtccacttcgggcttttatttgagaaaataaaaatattttagacccttatttgaaaatttccattcatttaTGTTGGATTTTCACATCGGACACATGTCTTACCCGATCATCAAATCTATTTGTCGCGTGTACTACTTGTGGATTTTTGTAATCTGAAAAACCAAATTTAGATAAAGGGTGATACCAATATGTTacaacattttttcaaatggcATTATCCTTcggtcttgaattttttttttaagaattttgaaagGCAAAGGCCAGGAGGAGAAAGTCTAGCTCAAGTCTCCGCGTATTAATAATTTAATTGTCGACGGTACTGATTTTGGGGCAGTAAAGCAGACTAAGACAGTTCAGTCGTAGTGGTGCACAGACATTGAGAAAAGACAACAAGAATATGATCATTGTCCTTTTCTTGCATCGTGCTGTTTCCACCCTGCCAGGTGTCTAGTGTTTTCTGCTTTTTCCCCTAAACGCCATATgcccctgaaaaaaaaaaaataaccttaattttaaattcaatctcaattttactcggaaactttttttttttctaaaaaaacacaaacttttcattttgatcCTAAATTATCCTCGTTAACCTTCcatccaaaaattattattgaagATATATGAACATCAAGTCTCGGTGTTCTTGAGGTCATACTTAAGTTTGATAAAAATAGTTGAATTGATCCATCTTCTTTCCCCGAGGCCTAGACATACTATTGTTGACAGATGCTCTTTTGTAAACGTGAGCTGCAATTAGGCCTAGAAAAGCTAACAGTTCTTGCAAACCGGACTTGCTTTCCAAGCATCAAGAATGCATCGCTTTTTCCAAGCGATCGCTCCATCTTTAAGACGGCTAGCGACGCACGTTCCGGGAGCATGGGATTATCTAGCATGACTTGGGAGACTCAATGACAGTTTACAGCTTTCATGATAAGCGGCTTCGCCCAATATCGAGGTTTGCAATTTCATAAGAAGAACCAAACTAGTGCATTCGTGCTAcattatctcaaactaattttcgtatcacaaaaaaaaaaaacccctctaAATCACTAAAATATCACATTGAAAAACATGCTAAATCTGTTAATTTGCTGTAAAAGCTCCCTTATGTTTCGAAAATTTGCCAAAATACTTGGCCTTAAGATTTGTGgtgatttggaggagagagagagagaatgatttGGTTCTGATTCCCAATCTCAGCTCGATTTCTTTaaatttgtccctttttttcAAGATACGTTTTAAGAGACTCATTTGTGTTCACATTTCACATTCACGTCATAATCGATCGTGTCACCGAAAGTTAACCGAAGATGCCTGCTGCCATCGGATTTTTGTAATCGGGAAATCGATTTTAAATGAAGGGTGGTACCAATAGTTAATTTTTTCCTAATGGCATTACCATACCACCCCCCTCAATCCtgaaattttaagaatttttaaaGGTCAAGAACAAGACGAGGAAGTCAACGTGAAGTCTTCGCGTATTGATAATTTAATTGCCGACAGGACTGATCTAGGAGTACAGCAGAGGCTAAGAAATTTCAAATCGTCGCACTGACGAGACATTGAGAAAAACAACAAGACCATTAATCGTTGTCCTTTTCTTGCATCGTGCGGATTTCTACCTAGTGCAACGtgtcctgtttttctttttcttttttttacctaaaaaattttatttcgcATTTGTTCCGAATCTCGCTTTGATATGAGTATTGCCTTTTAAATTTTCTCTTGctcgttaaattttattttaaatacaGAATTATTGCTATTTATTGTTGACTTGcgactttaccaaaaaaaaaaaaaaaaataatcatttgaattttcttgcatTGTTGCGAGAGAGTTCATTTCTTGCTGGTTCTTGATGGTTAGGAAGCAGTTTTTTTATACTGATCGCACTTCCTTGAGACGGCTAGCAACACTCGTTCCGGGAGCATGGGATCATCAAGCAAGACTGGGGAGATTTAATGGGGGCTGATCAACTTTCCATTGTCGCAAATCATATCTACTGATATAAATCCAGAGTACCTGTTACCATAATGGTGAGCTGAACAAGAACTATGCTGCATAGGCGCGATGCATACGAGTTGTGTTGATTGAACAATGTTCCATGAAGTCCAGTGTGTGCAGGGAAGTCTCAAAAGCTGCGTCTTCGAAAGGAGAGAAGGAGTCGCCCGTACGACAACAGCCGATCAGGGCTTGTCGACCATACACATCTTATAGTGACTTCAAATTCTCAAAGCTCATAATACATACACACCATATTTTCTCACATACAAGCCATTCGCAGATCAAGCTCGGAAACATGCAcccagattaaaaaaaacaaaggctaACTGCTTCACACGAGTCGTAGATAGCAAGACTACTACAAAGTAACTTTCAGGCTTTATGACAGACCTCACCATCACAGACCCATCCTTCTTTGGCATCTCCTCCTTCCTTTGTCTCCTCCCCAGCTGCTTCGCCGTCTTCATCCGGCTCGTTTTTAGCCGCTTTCTCTTCTCCAACAGCACATTTGGGATGGAGATCGAAGTCACACTCCTCGCAATAATACGACCACGCCTCTCCTGCCTCATCGCAGCCATCACAGTTGTACTTCCTCCTCCGAGCAGGAACGAGCTCGTGCTCTTCGTGCAAAGGATGCTTCAACTTCTCTGGCCAGCCTTTAATACTCTCCTTGAACTGTTCCTCAAACTTCTTGAGATGTTCCGCACTAAAAGGATAAGCATCAGCCCCATGCTCCATTATGAGATCCCTTGCTTCGGTAGTCACAGTACGGCCTGTTGAGCCGATGGCTACGAGCGTGGGGATCCCCTGGACCTTGAATTTGCGATTCAGGTATTTCTTCCTCTCATCACCAAGGGGGAGCGCCAGCCACGGCATTTCAGCAAAGTAATCGTCGAAGGCAGTTTGGTCCTTGTCGCTGGAGATGAAGATAACCTCAAAGGCATTGTCTTTGGCCTTGATCTTTTCGTATGCCTCCGTGAGCACCGGCAGGAATGCACGGCAAGGAGGGCACCAGTGTGCCGAGAAGTACAGGAGGACAGTCTTCCCTACCAAGTCCGATACTGGAATCTGCAATCGAAGTTAAGCAACAACCTTTTAGATGAACCACAAATCGATGGAGAAGGCACGTGGAAACTGCATATATGGCAAGGATTTTCCTATTTATAGACCTGGTTTCAATCCTTTCCACAGCTCAGGTAACCTGAGGGACAATGATATTTAGGGCCTCATTGTAgacaataaaaatttccaagtcATTAGCCTCTAGGAGAAAAAGCAAGTATACCTTGGTTCCTTCCTTTCCAATGACGAAATCCAGATCCCCTGAAATCAAGATCGACTCCAAGGTCTGAgattcttcccttttcttctctATCTCTGCGAGCTGTTCAAACTTCTCTGGAGTGAATGGGTAAGCTTCAACGCCATGCTCTTCCACGGTTTCAGCAACGTTGCAATGGACAGTCTTCCCATCACGACCGATTATGACCAGAGTGGGTAGGGTCGACAGATCAAAGTACCTAACCAACTTCTCACATTTCCTGTCTTTCACTGGTAGTGAAAGCCATGGCAGGCTTCCAAAGGACTGGTTGAAtgatgcttcttcttcatcaagagGAATCTGAACGATCTCAaaactctctcctttttccttcaatttctcatAAACCTCACGTAACTTTGGCGAGAAATCACTGCATGATTTGTACGTGGACAACGAGAAGTACAGACCCACAATTTTCCCTTCAAGCTCAGTAACAGGAACCTAGTTTGGCCACATAACTAGATTAGCAAAAGGAGGATGGAAAACAGAATCATAAGCACGCGCGACCATCAGTTTCAAATGCATCGAAGATCTTTTTCGGGTTACCTTATTCCCATCGGACAAAACTACGAAGTCACGAGATCCATGGACCAAAAGAGAGGTCAATGATTGATTTCTCCTCGCAGCTTCTTCCTGGTCTTTCAACTCCTTGATGCGTTCTGGAGTGAAAGGGTGACCTTCCACTCCATACTCGCGGACAATCTGGACTCCGCTATCTGTTGAGACTGTACCTGCGCCATCAAGAAACACAAGGCGGGGTATTCCCCTGACCTTAAACACTTCATCCAAGCTACTGCGCTTGTCCGAGTCGGAGAACGGGATTGCAAGCCACGGCATCTTGGAAAAGTATTCGCTGAAGGACTCTTCATCCTCATCGCCAGAGACAAAAATGATTTCCAGGTCACCTCTTGGGGAAAGTTCATTGTACACCTCCACAAGCGTCGGGGTGAACCGCCGGCACGGACCGCACCACGACGCGGAGAAGTACAAGCCGATCTTCTTCCCCTTCAAGCTATCGACCTTGACCTGATACAGGACAAGAGATTCCTAATTTGAGTTCTTCCACACAGCAATCAGCAAGCAAGGTAAACTAGATCAACTGACCACCACACAAAATCCAGAAAATGCCCAAGATACATCCAAGTGCCAACTGGAGTCTGGAGAAGCACTTCCCTTAAGCACGACTCATTAATTTTCTCGCAAATCATTAGTCTCGTCGACCAAATCAAATGAAGGAAACAAATGGATAGCACCCGAAAAATGATGATCAAAGCATCAGAGATCAGACCAAATTAGCTTATCATAAACTAAATTCGCCAGCTTGGTCCTCACGCTTCGTAATCACCGACTCCCAGCAAAGAACAACCAAAAGAACATCGGCAATTTAAACTCCAAAGGCGCAAGAAGCGCATCTTTCCAATCCGACAAGAGAAGCACCAACAAAGAATCAGATCAGTAATGCTTTCGACCATTCCTCCTACCAGAACAAGAATTTCTCGCACGAAACTGGGTAGCTAGCGAAACAACCCCCACAACGAAGACCGCGAGAACTTCAACAAGGACGCCAACCCACGATTCCTTTTCGCTCCTTTTCCGAAGAGCGAAAGTGAAAGAGAACCCGAGTTTTACCTGATCGCCGTTGTTTCGGATGAGGAAGTCCCTGTCCGGAGAAGACAGGAGGGACTGAACATCGTGACGAGCTCCATCTCCGACAACATCCGCCATCCTCGCCGCTTCCCTCCCGTGTTCTGATATCGTTGTGCTGAGTGTGTGCCTGAGAAATCCTCCAATGGCAGGCTTGCGCTCCTCGATATGTATAAATAGGGAAAGACCTCGGGCACAcggccctctctctctctctctctctctgtctccgaATAATGAGGCAAATTGGCTCAACTtgtaattcataaaattttaattcatttgATATGGTTCTtaaatttaatttcatatgcaattGATTTCTTTAATATAATCTATGGACTTTTTATACAagttcaatatagtccctaaaacacataaaaaaaatcaatattgtcattacaaaaaaattaaactgtactaaaaatttaagaataataTTATACATTAGACTAAAGTTTAGAGACCCTatggaataaattaaaaattcaaaagctaTATTATATATTGAACTAAAGTCCATAAAAAAGTTACGTGCGTTATTtttagagttaatatcacggaAAATTTCAAGCttgtatacatgtgacaaatctaCTTAagactattttttgaccaccaaaaaatccaaactagtacatttatgataaatttactctaaattgatatacccgtgataaatttactctctaa contains:
- the LOC125314354 gene encoding probable nucleoredoxin 1 → MADVVGDGARHDVQSLLSSPDRDFLIRNNGDQVKVDSLKGKKIGLYFSASWCGPCRRFTPTLVEVYNELSPRGDLEIIFVSGDEDEESFSEYFSKMPWLAIPFSDSDKRSSLDEVFKVRGIPRLVFLDGAGTVSTDSGVQIVREYGVEGHPFTPERIKELKDQEEAARRNQSLTSLLVHGSRDFVVLSDGNKVPVTELEGKIVGLYFSLSTYKSCSDFSPKLREVYEKLKEKGESFEIVQIPLDEEEASFNQSFGSLPWLSLPVKDRKCEKLVRYFDLSTLPTLVIIGRDGKTVHCNVAETVEEHGVEAYPFTPEKFEQLAEIEKKREESQTLESILISGDLDFVIGKEGTKIPVSDLVGKTVLLYFSAHWCPPCRAFLPVLTEAYEKIKAKDNAFEVIFISSDKDQTAFDDYFAEMPWLALPLGDERKKYLNRKFKVQGIPTLVAIGSTGRTVTTEARDLIMEHGADAYPFSAEHLKKFEEQFKESIKGWPEKLKHPLHEEHELVPARRRKYNCDGCDEAGEAWSYYCEECDFDLHPKCAVGEEKAAKNEPDEDGEAAGEETKEGGDAKEGWVCDGEVCHKA